A window of Paenibacillus polygoni contains these coding sequences:
- a CDS encoding bifunctional 2-keto-4-hydroxyglutarate aldolase/2-keto-3-deoxy-6-phosphogluconate aldolase, producing the protein MKKLQLIQKIVEQGVVAVLRADSAKQVVEMAEQAIAGGIKVIEITLTVPGALQAIEELSKTYSWDTADEERFAIIGAGTVLEPQTARAAIMAGSAFIVGPSLNPDTVRLCNLYRVPVMPGVMTIAEVQAALELGVDVVKLFPGSVYDPSVIKTMKGPLPQANFMPTGGVSLDNLGQWIKGGAVAVGIGSDLTQQAVKTGDMTYVKRKAEEYIGAYRKAILEK; encoded by the coding sequence ATGAAAAAACTGCAGTTAATCCAAAAAATCGTGGAGCAGGGTGTCGTAGCTGTCTTACGTGCAGATTCTGCAAAGCAGGTTGTTGAAATGGCAGAGCAAGCGATTGCGGGCGGAATCAAAGTCATTGAGATTACCTTGACCGTACCGGGTGCTTTGCAGGCGATTGAAGAACTGAGTAAAACGTACAGCTGGGACACAGCAGACGAAGAGCGTTTTGCAATCATCGGAGCGGGGACGGTGCTTGAACCTCAGACCGCAAGAGCTGCGATTATGGCAGGTTCCGCTTTTATAGTAGGACCTTCGTTAAATCCGGACACGGTAAGATTGTGTAATTTATACCGAGTGCCTGTGATGCCAGGTGTGATGACGATTGCTGAAGTTCAAGCTGCGCTTGAGCTTGGTGTGGATGTAGTAAAACTGTTTCCAGGCAGTGTGTACGATCCATCCGTCATCAAAACGATGAAAGGTCCGCTTCCACAGGCTAATTTTATGCCTACGGGTGGTGTGTCCTTGGATAATCTAGGTCAATGGATTAAGGGCGGAGCTGTTGCAGTAGGTATTGGCTCAGATCTGACACAGCAAGCAGTAAAAACAGGGGATATGACTTACGTGAAGCGAAAGGCTGAAGAGTATATCGGTGCTTACCGTAAAGCAATTCTCGAGAAATAA
- a CDS encoding iron-containing alcohol dehydrogenase translates to MRSFQFYNPTRLIFGKGQLEALKTEVPKYGKKVLLVYGGGSIKRNGLYDRTLSILSDIGAEVHELSGVEPNPRLSTVHEGVEICKSKGIDLILAVGGGSVIDCAKAIAAGAKYDGDMWDFCKRTAMPQDALPLATVLTMAATGSEMNSGSVITNQDTQEKLGWGSPYVFPAFSILDPEHTYSVPLDQTVYGMVDMMSHVLEHYFHLDPNTPVQLGFCETLLRTVMEAAPKLIHDLENYELRETILYCGTMALNSMVSMGLAGDWATHNIEHAVSAVYDIPHGGGLAILFPNWMKHNLHVDVARFKRLAINVFEVNPEGKTDEEIALEGIEALRTFWTSIGAPSRLADYDIDDSQIDTMADKAMVFGPFGNFNKLQREDVVAIYKASL, encoded by the coding sequence ATGAGATCATTTCAATTTTATAATCCAACACGTCTAATTTTCGGAAAAGGACAGTTGGAAGCTTTAAAAACAGAAGTACCGAAATACGGCAAAAAAGTTCTGCTTGTATATGGCGGAGGAAGTATAAAACGTAACGGTCTCTATGATCGCACCCTATCCATTCTTAGCGACATTGGGGCAGAAGTACATGAGTTGTCTGGTGTGGAACCAAACCCGCGCTTGTCCACCGTTCATGAGGGAGTAGAGATTTGTAAAAGCAAAGGAATAGACTTAATTCTTGCTGTCGGCGGCGGCAGTGTAATTGACTGTGCGAAAGCTATTGCAGCAGGCGCAAAATACGATGGAGATATGTGGGATTTCTGCAAACGTACAGCAATGCCGCAAGATGCTTTGCCACTCGCAACCGTACTGACAATGGCTGCCACAGGTTCAGAAATGAACAGCGGATCTGTTATTACAAACCAGGATACTCAGGAAAAACTGGGCTGGGGAAGTCCGTACGTTTTCCCTGCATTCTCTATTCTTGATCCGGAACATACGTATTCTGTACCTCTAGATCAGACGGTATATGGAATGGTCGATATGATGTCTCACGTACTGGAGCATTACTTCCATTTGGATCCAAACACCCCGGTTCAGCTTGGATTCTGTGAGACGCTGCTTCGTACTGTAATGGAAGCTGCGCCAAAACTGATCCATGATCTCGAAAACTATGAACTGCGTGAAACGATTCTGTACTGTGGTACGATGGCTCTAAACAGCATGGTAAGCATGGGTCTAGCAGGAGACTGGGCGACCCACAACATCGAGCATGCGGTATCTGCGGTATATGATATCCCTCATGGCGGCGGACTTGCGATTTTGTTCCCGAACTGGATGAAACATAATCTTCATGTGGATGTAGCTCGGTTCAAACGCTTAGCAATCAACGTATTTGAAGTGAATCCAGAAGGGAAAACGGATGAGGAAATTGCCCTTGAAGGAATTGAAGCACTTCGTACGTTCTGGACTTCCATTGGAGCGCCAAGTCGTCTAGCTGATTATGATATTGACGATAGTCAAATTGATACAATGGCAGATAAAGCAATGGTATTTGGGCCATTCGGTAACTTTAATAAACTGCAACGTGAAGATGTTGTGGCCATCTACAAAGCATCATTGTAA
- the mgrA gene encoding L-glyceraldehyde 3-phosphate reductase translates to MVYIANEARYETMTYNRLGRSGLKLPAISLGLWHNFGGINSLENGREMIRTAFDLGITHFDLANNYGPPPGSAEEMFGQILASDLLPYRDELVISTKAGYHMWAGPYGEWGSRKYLISSLDQSLKRMGLDYVDIFYSHRFDPETPLEETMQALDHIVRSGKALYVGISNYSADQTKEAVRILNRLGTPLLIHQPRYSMLDRWIENGLQDVLEENGVGSIAFCPLEQGVLTSKYLNGIPDNSRAKSSSVFLNESQITPQTLRKVRALNQIAASRGQSLAQFALAWVLRGGKVTSALIGASRPGQIKENVDALKNLDFSPEELERIENILRDNES, encoded by the coding sequence ATGGTTTATATAGCGAATGAAGCAAGATATGAGACAATGACATATAACCGGCTGGGACGCTCAGGCTTGAAACTGCCTGCCATCTCACTTGGACTCTGGCACAACTTTGGTGGAATTAACAGTCTAGAGAACGGTCGTGAAATGATTCGTACCGCTTTTGATTTAGGGATTACTCATTTCGATTTAGCTAACAATTATGGACCTCCTCCTGGATCAGCAGAGGAAATGTTTGGTCAAATCCTTGCGAGTGACCTGTTACCCTATCGAGATGAGCTGGTGATTTCTACGAAAGCAGGATATCACATGTGGGCAGGGCCTTATGGAGAATGGGGTTCACGTAAATACTTAATATCAAGCCTTGATCAAAGCCTGAAACGAATGGGATTAGATTATGTAGACATTTTTTACTCTCATCGTTTTGACCCAGAGACTCCGCTTGAGGAAACGATGCAGGCACTAGACCATATTGTTCGTTCGGGAAAAGCCTTATATGTTGGGATTTCTAACTATTCTGCGGATCAGACCAAAGAAGCGGTTCGTATTCTAAATAGACTCGGAACACCGCTATTAATCCACCAGCCGAGATATTCAATGCTTGATCGCTGGATTGAAAATGGACTTCAGGATGTACTCGAGGAAAATGGAGTTGGAAGCATTGCTTTTTGTCCATTAGAACAAGGGGTTCTCACGAGTAAATATTTGAATGGAATTCCTGACAATTCAAGAGCAAAAAGTTCGTCTGTATTCCTGAACGAAAGTCAGATCACTCCTCAAACACTGCGTAAAGTACGCGCACTCAATCAGATTGCAGCTTCAAGAGGACAAAGTCTGGCACAGTTTGCTCTTGCGTGGGTACTTCGCGGCGGAAAAGTTACCTCTGCTCTGATCGGAGCAAGCCGTCCTGGTCAGATTAAGGAGAATGTTGACGCGCTGAAAAATCTCGATTTTTCTCCAGAAGAGCTGGAACGAATCGAGAATATTCTGCGAGACAATGAATCCTAG
- a CDS encoding AraC family transcriptional regulator gives MTQNEIPYTYSIASNPVSYENSSLHVLFAGESQTKPSHALGPKIYDYYLLHYIESGKGIYKTEHHTYHLKQGDLFLIHPSQLVSYVSDEKEPWRYRWIAFTGTEADEQVRYTGFTLDLPVSSAGEQEQFSKLLGMMQQAFYEKKESAHLTSLGCLYLVFALAKERLLLESALPLVDARVGGTVKQMIQYMSTQYAHPISIEQMCSSLGYNRAYLSRIFKKETGFSPVTYLLKLRIDKSRQLLRERPELSVEQVSASVGLPDALYFSRQFKRFYKQSPTAYRKQVQKQPSDKKSFP, from the coding sequence ATGACACAAAATGAAATTCCATATACGTATTCTATAGCTTCCAACCCTGTTTCTTATGAAAACAGTTCTCTGCACGTTCTTTTTGCAGGCGAAAGCCAAACCAAGCCAAGTCATGCACTTGGGCCGAAAATTTATGATTACTACCTGCTTCATTACATCGAGTCGGGAAAAGGCATCTACAAAACAGAACATCACACCTACCATTTAAAACAAGGGGATTTGTTTCTTATTCACCCTTCACAGCTCGTGAGTTATGTATCAGATGAGAAAGAGCCTTGGCGATATCGGTGGATTGCTTTTACAGGAACAGAAGCCGATGAACAAGTACGGTATACCGGATTCACATTAGACTTACCTGTATCCTCTGCAGGAGAACAAGAGCAATTTTCGAAGCTCCTCGGTATGATGCAGCAGGCCTTTTACGAGAAAAAGGAGAGTGCACACCTCACCTCCTTAGGATGTTTGTATCTTGTTTTCGCTTTAGCTAAAGAACGGCTTCTTTTAGAATCAGCATTACCTCTTGTAGATGCAAGAGTCGGAGGAACGGTTAAGCAAATGATTCAGTACATGTCGACGCAGTATGCTCACCCCATCTCTATAGAGCAAATGTGTTCGAGCCTTGGATATAACCGGGCCTACCTCTCTCGTATTTTCAAAAAAGAGACGGGATTTTCTCCGGTAACCTATCTGCTCAAACTAAGAATTGATAAATCAAGACAACTGCTTCGGGAGAGACCCGAGTTATCCGTGGAACAGGTTTCTGCATCGGTCGGGTTACCGGATGCCCTATACTTTTCAAGACAATTCAAACGATTTTATAAACAATCACCAACCGCCTATCGAAAACAAGTACAAAAGCAGCCTAGTGATAAAAAGTCATTCCCTTGA
- the galE gene encoding UDP-glucose 4-epimerase GalE, whose product MAILVTGGAGYIGSHTVAALLERGEEVVVVDNLQTGHREAVLGGTFCEGDLRDKAFLDQVFAENKIEAVIHFAANSLVGESMQNPAKYYDNNVFGTLTLLEAMNNAGVSKIVFSSTAATYGEPEKVPIEETDRTEPTNVYGETKLMMERMMSWFDKVLGIKYVSLRYFNAAGAHKDGKIGEDHQPESHLIPLVLQTALGQRKQIAIFGDDYATEDGTCIRDYIHVSDLADAHLRAVDYLRKGEESNVFNLGNGTGFSVKQVIETAKKVTGLEIPVVMEPRRAGDPAVLVASSAKARSVLGWEPKYTNLEDVIASAWGWHQSHPEGYNTNNKGE is encoded by the coding sequence ATGGCGATTTTAGTTACAGGCGGAGCAGGATATATTGGATCTCATACAGTAGCGGCACTCCTTGAACGCGGAGAAGAAGTAGTGGTAGTGGATAACTTGCAGACAGGGCACCGTGAAGCGGTACTTGGCGGAACTTTTTGCGAGGGTGACTTGCGAGATAAAGCATTCTTGGATCAGGTGTTTGCCGAGAATAAGATTGAAGCGGTTATCCATTTTGCAGCGAATTCACTCGTTGGTGAAAGCATGCAGAATCCGGCGAAATATTACGATAATAACGTTTTTGGTACGTTAACTCTTCTGGAAGCAATGAATAATGCAGGGGTTAGCAAAATCGTATTCTCATCTACCGCTGCTACTTACGGCGAGCCGGAAAAAGTACCAATTGAAGAAACAGATCGTACGGAACCTACGAATGTATATGGTGAAACGAAGCTCATGATGGAACGCATGATGTCTTGGTTTGATAAAGTTCTTGGTATTAAGTATGTATCTCTTCGTTACTTTAATGCAGCAGGTGCTCATAAGGACGGGAAAATCGGGGAAGATCATCAGCCGGAAAGCCATCTGATCCCATTGGTACTGCAAACTGCACTTGGACAGCGCAAACAAATCGCGATTTTTGGTGATGATTATGCGACAGAAGACGGTACTTGCATCCGTGACTACATCCATGTGAGTGATCTGGCAGATGCGCATTTACGGGCTGTAGATTATCTTCGCAAGGGTGAAGAGAGCAATGTATTTAACTTAGGAAACGGTACAGGCTTCAGTGTAAAACAAGTAATCGAAACGGCGAAGAAAGTGACCGGTCTTGAAATTCCGGTTGTGATGGAACCGCGCAGAGCAGGAGATCCGGCAGTTCTTGTCGCTTCCTCCGCGAAAGCACGCTCTGTTCTTGGTTGGGAGCCGAAATATACAAATCTTGAAGATGTAATCGCGAGTGCATGGGGCTGGCATCAGTCTCATCCAGAAGGTTATAATACGAACAACAAAGGAGAGTAA
- a CDS encoding NAD-dependent protein deacylase, with protein MEPVEQLTTWIKQSSKIVFFGGAGTSTESGIPDFRSAAGIYQTEQHSPYSPEELLSIDFFKLHPDIFYDFYRNKMLHPDAIPSGAHRLLARLENEGKMTAVITQNIDGLHQAAGSKVVHELHGSVHRNYCMDCSKFYHLNYILQSGSGVPYCEKCGGIVKPDVVLYGESLDQGTLYHAVDALSEADLLIIGGTSLTVQPAAQLVTYFQGKHIALLNATPTPYDNKADLLISEPIGKVMDQVNALL; from the coding sequence ATGGAACCCGTTGAACAATTAACAACCTGGATAAAGCAAAGTTCCAAAATCGTTTTTTTTGGCGGCGCAGGTACTTCCACGGAAAGTGGTATTCCTGATTTTCGCTCTGCGGCTGGTATTTATCAAACGGAACAGCATTCTCCGTACTCACCCGAAGAACTATTAAGTATCGATTTTTTTAAACTGCACCCTGATATCTTCTATGATTTTTACCGTAATAAGATGCTGCACCCGGATGCCATACCAAGCGGAGCACACCGTCTGCTGGCTCGTCTTGAAAACGAAGGGAAGATGACGGCTGTCATAACCCAGAATATTGATGGACTTCATCAAGCAGCAGGCAGTAAAGTGGTACATGAATTACATGGTTCCGTTCATCGTAACTACTGTATGGACTGCTCTAAGTTTTATCATTTGAATTATATTCTGCAATCGGGGAGCGGGGTGCCGTACTGTGAAAAATGCGGCGGCATCGTAAAACCGGATGTTGTGCTCTACGGAGAATCACTCGATCAAGGTACGCTTTATCATGCCGTTGATGCCTTGTCGGAGGCAGACTTGCTAATTATTGGCGGCACCTCGCTAACCGTGCAGCCTGCTGCGCAGCTTGTGACGTATTTTCAAGGGAAGCACATCGCACTCCTAAACGCTACCCCTACACCGTACGATAACAAAGCAGATCTTCTCATTTCGGAACCGATTGGTAAAGTGATGGATCAAGTAAATGCTTTATTGTAG
- a CDS encoding alpha/beta hydrolase: MTELNNSKTKQHRKLKITIWSIIIVVVLAIGGMWAYLSMNALEPLEKAQAAMQSTEQVEVIDQKNWIEFQPKQPQGVSVIFYQGAFVEEASYAPLAQLLAEGGHPVYVMKMPANLSVAGGNSASKVIEAYPDETFVIGGHSLGGAMAARFAAGHAEDLAGMFLLGAYADEKGDVSDTSLSVISIIGEKDKVVNRENVKVGRDYLPQDTIYYNLPGGNHAQYGDYGLQKGDGTADITMEEQITLTADSLLSWMDQIQSEK; encoded by the coding sequence GTGACTGAGTTGAATAACAGCAAGACAAAACAACATCGAAAATTAAAAATAACAATTTGGAGCATTATCATAGTAGTAGTGCTTGCTATTGGAGGTATGTGGGCTTATCTTTCCATGAACGCCCTCGAACCGCTGGAAAAAGCCCAAGCTGCAATGCAGTCTACCGAGCAAGTTGAAGTGATAGATCAGAAGAATTGGATTGAATTTCAACCTAAACAACCACAGGGTGTGAGTGTGATTTTTTATCAAGGAGCCTTTGTTGAAGAAGCAAGTTATGCTCCATTAGCTCAGCTGCTTGCAGAAGGCGGACATCCCGTATATGTAATGAAAATGCCGGCTAATCTGTCGGTGGCTGGAGGAAATTCAGCTAGTAAAGTAATAGAAGCTTATCCTGATGAAACGTTTGTGATTGGTGGACATTCACTTGGCGGAGCTATGGCTGCAAGGTTTGCAGCTGGTCATGCGGAGGATCTTGCAGGTATGTTTTTATTAGGTGCGTATGCAGATGAAAAAGGAGATGTGAGTGATACCTCGCTTTCTGTCATCAGCATTATTGGGGAGAAAGATAAGGTAGTTAATCGTGAGAATGTAAAGGTAGGCAGAGACTATCTTCCGCAAGATACCATCTATTACAACCTGCCTGGAGGTAATCATGCGCAGTATGGTGACTATGGCCTGCAAAAAGGGGACGGCACCGCTGACATTACGATGGAAGAACAGATTACATTAACTGCCGATTCTCTTCTTTCTTGGATGGATCAGATACAATCCGAAAAGTAA
- a CDS encoding HAD family hydrolase has protein sequence MVLLKTEKAEAHVSGILFDKDGTLLDLNKLWTPWATFVLDQLEKKLASLGRSFTGHRDQVFGTQYNSSGSVIGYDAQGPFAIATVSESTGILAWQLYAAGMPWNDAITYVRMVSRQAMSKVKQEHAHPTSGLIPFLIKCREKGLRLGVVTADSTDTAEIHLRWLGILDYFDVIIGYDQVKNSKPHPESAYACCAKLGLSPQDCAVIGDSNGDMQMAKSAESALAVGFIQSNDSFYLHDADTVITSYTQISLE, from the coding sequence ATGGTTTTATTAAAAACAGAAAAAGCAGAGGCACACGTCTCAGGAATTTTGTTTGACAAAGATGGAACATTGCTTGATTTGAATAAGCTGTGGACGCCATGGGCTACCTTTGTACTTGATCAACTGGAGAAGAAACTGGCCTCATTGGGACGTTCTTTTACGGGACATAGAGACCAGGTATTCGGTACGCAGTATAATAGCAGCGGCAGCGTCATTGGTTACGATGCACAAGGGCCGTTTGCCATTGCAACCGTAAGTGAATCTACGGGAATACTTGCCTGGCAGCTGTATGCTGCTGGAATGCCGTGGAACGATGCAATCACCTATGTACGAATGGTCAGCAGGCAGGCGATGAGTAAAGTGAAACAAGAGCATGCCCATCCCACTTCAGGTTTGATCCCTTTTCTCATCAAATGCCGTGAAAAAGGGCTGAGGCTCGGCGTGGTGACCGCTGACTCAACAGATACTGCGGAGATTCATTTGAGATGGCTTGGGATATTAGATTATTTTGATGTTATAATCGGATATGATCAGGTAAAGAACAGTAAACCTCATCCGGAAAGTGCTTATGCCTGCTGTGCCAAGCTCGGTTTATCTCCACAAGATTGTGCCGTCATTGGTGACAGTAATGGTGATATGCAGATGGCGAAAAGTGCAGAATCAGCACTTGCTGTTGGTTTCATACAATCGAATGATTCGTTTTATTTACACGATGCAGATACCGTGATTACGAGTTATACCCAAATATCGCTTGAATAG
- a CDS encoding galactokinase: MNVQDLTASFINQYGNSSSDIRVFYAPGRVNLIGEHIDYNGGYVLPAALEFGTTLLIRERNDDEIHFFSTNIPYTATVKVGEIGASKTDEWIDYPVGVMVELKKAGTPVTRGYDLLFHGEIPNGAGLSSSASLEVLTGFALLTMEGGKIDTVELSLLSQRAENQYVGVNSGIMDQFAVANGAKDHAILLMCDTLEYKHVPFQTGSYKLIIGNTNKRRGLVDSAYNERREQCDRSLSILKEHVPSLEYLAELKPEQYEELEVHLGEQVLKNRTRHVVEENARVLASVEALSANDLTTFGQLMNASHDSLRDLYEVSCSELDVMVEEARKIPGTLGARMTGAGFGGCTVSLVHEDDVERFVKEVGAAYKERTGLEGEFYVCGVGDGVKEWDGEE; encoded by the coding sequence GTGAACGTGCAAGATCTTACAGCTTCTTTTATTAACCAGTACGGTAACAGCTCTTCTGACATTCGTGTATTTTATGCTCCGGGACGTGTAAATCTGATCGGTGAACATATTGATTATAACGGCGGTTATGTACTGCCAGCAGCACTTGAATTTGGTACAACTCTACTCATTCGCGAGCGTAATGATGATGAGATTCATTTCTTCTCTACCAACATTCCTTATACAGCGACTGTTAAGGTAGGAGAGATTGGTGCATCTAAGACAGATGAGTGGATCGATTATCCAGTCGGTGTCATGGTTGAACTGAAAAAAGCAGGAACTCCTGTAACTAGAGGATATGACTTGTTATTCCACGGCGAAATTCCAAATGGAGCGGGCTTGTCTTCTTCTGCTTCGCTGGAAGTTCTTACTGGATTTGCACTGCTAACGATGGAAGGCGGCAAGATCGATACGGTAGAACTTTCCCTTCTTTCTCAGCGTGCAGAGAATCAGTATGTTGGCGTAAACAGCGGAATTATGGACCAATTCGCGGTTGCAAACGGAGCGAAAGATCATGCGATTCTGCTCATGTGCGATACGCTGGAATACAAACATGTTCCTTTCCAAACTGGATCTTACAAACTCATTATCGGTAACACGAATAAACGCCGGGGATTGGTTGATTCCGCATATAACGAACGCCGCGAGCAATGTGATCGTTCTCTTTCCATTCTGAAAGAACATGTACCGTCACTCGAGTATCTTGCTGAGCTGAAGCCAGAACAATATGAAGAGCTCGAAGTACATCTCGGAGAACAAGTCCTGAAGAACCGGACTAGACACGTTGTAGAAGAGAATGCGCGTGTACTAGCTTCTGTTGAAGCGCTAAGCGCAAACGACCTTACGACATTCGGTCAGCTGATGAATGCTTCTCATGACTCCCTTCGCGACTTGTATGAAGTAAGCTGTTCAGAACTCGATGTCATGGTAGAAGAAGCACGGAAAATTCCGGGCACTCTCGGTGCTAGAATGACAGGTGCAGGATTTGGCGGATGTACGGTATCTCTTGTACATGAAGATGATGTAGAACGTTTTGTTAAGGAAGTCGGAGCGGCTTATAAAGAGCGCACAGGCCTTGAAGGCGAATTCTATGTATGCGGTGTTGGCGATGGAGTAAAAGAATGGGACGGGGAGGAATAA
- a CDS encoding UDP-glucose--hexose-1-phosphate uridylyltransferase has protein sequence MSEMNMNAGAGTTSENSQSLSAAEEALHAIERLVLFAHRHTLIEDADVDYSRNQLLSLFQFDEPFAGLVDESELSGPQPVLDILIDYGAEIGLIPENTDTYRDLLDAQIMGLLMARPSEVIREFRENETKSGIQAATDRFYQLSIDSNYIRMDRVKKNVYWKQSTEYGDMEITINLSKPEKSPKEIAMAKLLPPPVYPKCQLCRENVGYRGRINHPARQNLRTIPLTMNQEKWLFQYSPYVYYNEHCIVFHHDHVPMKLTKDTLRRLLGFVDQYPHYFIGSNADLPIVGGSILTHDHFQGGRHTFPIQKAAEEAVFTSEKAPEVKLSLVKWPMSVLRLTSQSSDALLETGNEIYEAWKEYSDAAVDILSHTETSGERVPHNTVTPIVRRTEDGQYEMDLVLRNNRTSSEYPDGIFHPHPEMHHLKKENIGLIEVMGLAILPGRLKEELDLIADMLAGDQELREQTITNEQSALYKHKAWIEELTDKYGTSLPKEEAVSKVQEEAGIKFAKILEHAGVFKRDEAGKAAFRRFVQHVGFTEQK, from the coding sequence ATGTCTGAAATGAATATGAACGCCGGTGCAGGAACAACTTCAGAAAATTCACAGTCCTTATCAGCTGCAGAAGAAGCGCTTCATGCCATTGAAAGGCTGGTATTGTTTGCTCACAGACATACACTCATTGAAGATGCAGATGTCGACTACAGTCGTAATCAGCTGCTGAGCTTGTTTCAATTCGATGAGCCTTTTGCAGGGTTGGTAGATGAGTCCGAACTTTCCGGACCGCAGCCTGTTCTCGATATTTTAATAGATTATGGTGCCGAGATTGGACTGATCCCTGAGAATACAGATACGTACCGTGATTTGCTCGATGCTCAGATTATGGGTCTTCTTATGGCCCGTCCATCTGAGGTGATTCGGGAGTTCCGTGAAAATGAGACCAAATCTGGTATTCAGGCAGCTACCGATCGTTTCTACCAGTTGTCCATAGACTCCAACTATATTCGAATGGATCGAGTTAAGAAGAATGTGTACTGGAAACAGTCTACAGAGTATGGCGACATGGAAATTACCATCAATCTATCTAAGCCGGAGAAAAGTCCGAAAGAGATTGCAATGGCGAAACTTTTGCCGCCTCCTGTATATCCAAAATGTCAGTTATGCCGGGAGAATGTAGGATATCGGGGCCGGATTAACCATCCAGCTCGTCAGAATCTAAGAACAATTCCGCTGACGATGAATCAAGAAAAATGGTTGTTCCAGTACTCCCCGTATGTGTATTACAACGAACACTGTATCGTGTTCCATCATGATCATGTGCCGATGAAACTGACGAAGGATACTCTTCGCCGCTTGCTTGGATTTGTTGATCAGTATCCGCATTATTTTATTGGATCCAATGCTGATCTTCCGATCGTTGGCGGAAGTATTCTTACGCACGATCACTTCCAGGGAGGACGTCATACCTTCCCAATTCAGAAGGCTGCTGAGGAAGCTGTATTTACGAGTGAAAAAGCTCCAGAAGTGAAGCTTAGTCTTGTGAAATGGCCAATGTCCGTGCTTCGTCTGACGTCCCAAAGTTCAGATGCACTTCTTGAAACTGGAAATGAGATTTACGAGGCGTGGAAGGAATACAGTGATGCAGCAGTTGATATCTTGTCCCATACAGAGACGAGCGGAGAACGGGTACCGCATAACACCGTGACTCCAATTGTTCGCCGTACAGAAGATGGACAGTATGAGATGGATTTAGTACTGCGTAATAACCGTACGAGCAGCGAGTATCCAGATGGAATCTTCCATCCGCATCCAGAAATGCATCACCTCAAAAAAGAAAATATCGGCTTAATTGAAGTTATGGGACTAGCTATTTTGCCAGGTCGTCTAAAAGAAGAACTTGATCTCATCGCAGATATGCTTGCAGGAGATCAAGAACTTAGAGAACAAACCATAACGAATGAACAATCTGCTCTCTATAAGCACAAAGCATGGATTGAAGAGCTTACAGATAAATATGGAACTTCCCTACCTAAGGAAGAAGCAGTGAGTAAAGTTCAAGAAGAAGCAGGTATCAAATTTGCGAAAATTCTCGAACATGCCGGTGTATTTAAACGAGATGAAGCAGGTAAAGCTGCATTCCGTCGTTTTGTACAACATGTTGGTTTCACAGAACAAAAATAA
- a CDS encoding protease: protein METLYWSCLIGGALFAVIGVLFGDLLDGLLEGVADFPGFDFLNTTVIASVITIFGGAGIMLSKYTELDTAGHLFLSLLIGLLGGVLVFFAYIKPARNSEMSTGFSLNELTGKMGEITIPVPEKGYGEVMIKLVSGNTVHTATSFESKPILAGAQVVVVEVADGVLQVAELDY, encoded by the coding sequence ATGGAAACTTTATACTGGTCTTGTCTTATAGGAGGAGCGCTTTTCGCAGTAATCGGTGTATTATTTGGAGATTTGCTGGATGGCTTGCTTGAAGGTGTTGCTGATTTCCCAGGGTTCGATTTTTTGAATACAACGGTCATCGCAAGTGTGATTACAATCTTTGGTGGAGCGGGAATTATGCTCTCCAAGTACACAGAGCTCGATACGGCAGGCCATCTTTTCCTTTCATTGCTTATTGGACTGTTAGGCGGCGTACTTGTGTTTTTCGCCTATATAAAGCCAGCGCGAAATAGTGAGATGTCCACCGGGTTTTCCCTTAATGAGCTGACAGGCAAGATGGGTGAAATTACAATTCCTGTTCCAGAGAAAGGGTATGGAGAGGTCATGATTAAGTTGGTGAGCGGAAATACAGTACATACCGCAACCAGTTTTGAATCTAAACCTATTCTTGCCGGAGCTCAAGTCGTTGTTGTCGAAGTCGCTGATGGAGTCCTTCAGGTGGCTGAACTGGATTATTAA